One window of Aliarcobacter lanthieri genomic DNA carries:
- a CDS encoding ATP-binding cassette domain-containing protein, translated as MTINKNIVVNIQDLSYSYKDKNIYSNLNIQIKEGTIFGLLGKNGVGKSTLINILMGFLKPKNGKCEIFGEDSHNLSSQSKKNIALLYEGFISYDFMSIKEVENFFSSFYEDWDKKIFYDLIDLMDLNYNQKLSTLSFGQKSQVVLGLLFAQNAKLLILDDYSMGLDAGYRRLFIDYLKDYVKGTNKTVLITSHVMSDLVDLIHDIVIIQRGGNIHKSSMKDFISDFKCYKAPKNEKLTINNIHRIETLKEYQKIYTFDTFNNLEEIDIDFEDKFLGFVGKY; from the coding sequence ATGACGATAAATAAAAATATTGTTGTAAATATACAAGATTTATCATATTCATATAAAGATAAGAATATTTATTCAAATCTAAATATCCAAATAAAAGAGGGAACAATTTTTGGATTATTAGGTAAAAATGGTGTAGGAAAATCAACATTAATAAATATTTTGATGGGATTTTTAAAACCCAAAAATGGAAAATGTGAGATATTTGGAGAAGACTCTCATAATCTAAGTTCTCAAAGTAAAAAAAATATAGCTTTATTATATGAGGGGTTTATTTCTTATGATTTTATGTCTATAAAAGAAGTTGAAAACTTTTTTTCAAGTTTCTATGAAGATTGGGATAAAAAAATATTTTATGATTTAATAGATCTTATGGATTTAAATTATAATCAAAAATTATCAACTCTTTCTTTTGGTCAGAAATCTCAAGTTGTTTTAGGACTTTTATTTGCTCAAAATGCAAAGCTTTTAATTCTTGATGACTATTCTATGGGACTTGATGCTGGTTATAGAAGACTTTTTATAGATTATTTAAAAGACTATGTAAAAGGGACAAATAAAACTGTTCTTATTACTTCTCATGTAATGAGTGACTTAGTGGATTTAATACATGATATTGTAATTATTCAAAGAGGTGGAAATATTCATAAAAGTAGTATGAAAGATTTTATATCAGATTTTAAATGCTACAAAGCACCAAAAAATGAAAAATTAACTATAAACAATATTCATAGAATAGAAACTTTAAAAGAGTATCAAAAAATCTATACATTTGATACTTTTAATAATCTAGAAGAAATCGATATAGATTTTGAAGATAAATTTCTAGGATTTGTAGGTAAATATTAA
- the kcuS gene encoding KCU-star family selenoprotein: MFNKIKTLYEKSEKFFHPLVGLSSYEKYLEHMQRNHPDKEVLSRGEFFKESLDRRYNSGGFKKCC, translated from the coding sequence GTGTTTAATAAAATAAAAACACTTTATGAAAAATCTGAAAAGTTTTTTCATCCCCTTGTGGGACTTTCTAGCTATGAAAAATATCTAGAACATATGCAAAGAAATCATCCAGATAAAGAAGTTTTAAGTAGAGGTGAATTCTTTAAAGAAAGTTTAGATAGAAGATATAATAGTGGTGGTTTTAAAAAGTGTTGTTAA
- a CDS encoding PepSY-associated TM helix domain-containing protein, with translation MHKKLWFQIHWLLGIVFGITLILIGISGAVWSYQKEIMRLINSDTYTVQIPQNQEILTVQEILEKYQEQNKDRKINSISFSTDKSSSVSMSLASLDPNNRRGETIYLNPYTAEVLPELVGGDFFNFFFRLHRWLTFSGDIQYIGKNVVAISTIACILLVISGIIVYWPRIKYAFFKSFTFSFKTKKRAFLSTMHSAIGLWLIIPFLLMCLTGLYWSYDWYRSAMFSVMGVEQPQRNTAPAPQQNQQAKQSQEGQRGQGQQERVAPKQFSFSDVQQAVDIFNQKVEKDYTNASIRLSPTKDTIYTISYRFVDATHFRETNSMEINIAKSEVLKEAKYSDKKLNEKIMSSMLPVHSGEFFGWIGQLIFFISSALMSLFVITGYMLYYDRYKKKKAKEQKLRG, from the coding sequence ATGCATAAAAAACTTTGGTTTCAAATTCACTGGCTTTTAGGGATAGTATTTGGTATAACTTTGATTCTTATTGGTATTTCAGGAGCAGTTTGGTCTTACCAAAAAGAGATAATGAGATTAATAAATTCAGATACTTATACAGTACAAATCCCTCAAAATCAGGAAATTTTGACTGTTCAAGAGATTTTAGAAAAATATCAAGAGCAAAATAAAGATAGAAAAATAAATAGTATATCTTTCTCAACTGATAAAAGTTCTAGTGTCTCTATGAGTCTTGCTTCTCTAGATCCAAACAATAGAAGAGGTGAAACAATATATTTGAACCCGTATACAGCTGAAGTTTTACCAGAATTAGTAGGTGGTGATTTCTTTAATTTTTTCTTTAGACTTCACAGATGGCTTACATTTTCTGGAGATATTCAATATATTGGTAAAAATGTAGTTGCTATTTCAACTATTGCTTGTATTCTTTTAGTAATAAGTGGGATAATTGTTTATTGGCCAAGAATAAAATATGCTTTTTTTAAAAGCTTTACATTTAGTTTCAAAACTAAAAAAAGAGCTTTTTTATCAACTATGCATAGTGCTATTGGTTTATGGCTTATTATTCCATTTTTGCTTATGTGTTTAACTGGACTTTATTGGTCTTATGATTGGTATAGAAGTGCAATGTTTTCTGTTATGGGAGTTGAACAACCACAAAGAAATACAGCTCCAGCGCCTCAACAAAATCAACAAGCTAAACAAAGTCAAGAAGGACAAAGAGGTCAAGGGCAACAAGAAAGAGTTGCTCCAAAACAATTTTCATTCTCTGATGTACAACAAGCTGTTGATATTTTTAACCAAAAAGTTGAAAAAGATTATACAAATGCTAGCATTAGACTATCACCAACAAAAGATACTATTTATACAATTTCATATAGATTTGTAGATGCAACGCATTTTAGAGAAACAAACTCTATGGAGATTAATATTGCAAAATCAGAAGTTTTAAAAGAAGCAAAATATTCTGATAAAAAACTAAATGAAAAAATTATGAGTAGTATGCTCCCTGTACATAGTGGAGAGTTTTTTGGATGGATTGGTCAACTAATATTCTTTATATCTTCTGCACTTATGTCTTTATTTGTAATAACAGGATATATGTTATATTATGATAGATATAAGAAGAAAAAAGCTAAAGAACAAAAATTAAGAGGCTAG
- a CDS encoding FeoB-associated Cys-rich membrane protein, with protein MENIFLVIIALVAAYYLYRKLFKSSGCNCGDGKGSCKNDDK; from the coding sequence ATGGAAAATATTTTTTTAGTGATTATTGCATTAGTAGCAGCATATTATTTATATAGAAAACTTTTTAAGAGTAGTGGTTGTAATTGTGGAGATGGAAAAGGATCTTGTAAGAATGACGATAAATAA